In Triticum aestivum cultivar Chinese Spring chromosome 5B, IWGSC CS RefSeq v2.1, whole genome shotgun sequence, the following proteins share a genomic window:
- the LOC123113570 gene encoding CCR4-NOT transcription complex subunit 9 isoform X1 — translation MANLPPALAAGPSFGAPSPPPLPPPSGSSAAAPPAGGRDRKMVSAEQLVLDLCDPELRENALLELSKKREIFQDLAPLLWHSFGTVAALLQEIVSIYPSLSPPTLSPVASNRVCNALALLQCVASHPETRIPFLNAHIPLYLYPFLNTTSKTRPFEYLRLTSLGVIGALVKVDDSEVIGFLLQTEIIPLCLHTMEMGSELSKTVATFIVQKILLDDIGLRYICATAERFFAVATVLAQMVQALAEQPSARLLKHIIRCYLRLTENQRACAALNSCLPTVLKDGTFNNFLLDDNVTRRWLQQLLSNMSIAGMGGGSSHTGMGGGGSLGGMGGGGSLGGMGGGGSLGGIGGGGSLGGGMGGGGSLGGMGGGGSLGGGMGGGGSLGGMGGGGPHGGLDHLMGL, via the exons ATGGCGAATCTGCCGCCGGCCCTCGCCGCCGGCCCCTCCTTCGGCGCGCCCTCCCCGCCCCCGCTCCCGCCCCCGTCCGGCTCGTCGGCCGCGGCGCCGCCCGCCGGGGGGAGGGACCGGAAGATGGTGTCCGCGGAGCAGCTCGTGCTCGACCTCTGCGACCCGGAGCTGCGCGAGAACGCCCTCCTCGAGCTCTCTAAG AAACGAGAGATTTTTCAAGACCTTGCTCCACTGCTGTGGCACTCCTTTGGCACTGTTGCTGCACTGCTCCAG GAGATTGTGTCAATTTACCCTTCACTTTCACCTCCTACTTTGTCGCCAGTTGCATCAAACCGTGTCTGCAATGCACTTGCACTTCTTCAG TGTGTTGCTTCACACCCTGAGACCAGGATCCCGTTCTTGAATG CTCACATCCCACTGTACCTGTACCCGTTCCTGAATACTACCAGCAAGACAAGACCTTTTGAGTACTTGAGGCTTACCAGCTTGGGTGTTATTGGTGCTCTTGTGAAG GTTGACGATTCTGAAGTTATTGGGTTTCTGCTTCAAACTGAAATAATCCCTCTGTGTCTGCATACTATGGAGATGGGCagtgaactttccaaaact GTGGCCACCTTTATTGTTCAAAAGATTCTGCTTGATGACATTGGGCTGCGTTACATCTGCGCTACCGCTGAGCGTTTCTTTGCTGTGGCCACTGTTTTAGCACAGATGGTCCAGGCGCTTGCTGAACAGCCGTCTGCAAGATTGCTGAAGCACATAATCCGCTGCTACCTCAGGCTGACAGAGAACCAGAG GGCTTGTGCTGCGCTCAACAGTTGCCTCCCCACCGTGCTGAAGGACGGGACATTCAACAACTTCCTTCTT GATGATAACGTCACAAGGCGGTGGCTCCAGCAGCTGCTGAGCAACATGTCGATCGCCGGCATGGGCGGGGGAAGTTCCCACACTGGTATGGGCGGAGGAGGCTCTCTCGGCGGCATGGGCGGGGGAGGCTCTCTTGGGGGCATGGGCGGCGGAGGCTCTCTTGGTGGCATAGGCGGCGGAGGCTCTCTTGGTGGTGGCATGGGAGGCGGGGGCTCTCTCGGCGGCATGGGTGGAGGAGGCTCTCTTGGTGGCGGCATGGGAGGCGGGGGCTCTCTCGGCGGCATGGGTGGAGGAGGCCCTCATGGGGGCCTCGACCACCTGATGGGGCtttga
- the LOC123113570 gene encoding CCR4-NOT transcription complex subunit 9 isoform X2 codes for MADLPPSLSTGPSSPPPPPPPYGPSTATPTARGKDWNKVPAEQLVIDFCDPELREDALRQLYKKREIFQDLAPLLWHSFGTVAALLQEIVSIYPSLSPPTLSPVASNRVCNALALLQCVASHPETRIPFLNAHIPLYLYPFLNTTSKTRPFEYLRLTSLGVIGALVKVDDSEVIGFLLQTEIIPLCLHTMEMGSELSKTVATFIVQKILLDDIGLRYICATAERFFAVATVLAQMVQALAEQPSARLLKHIIRCYLRLTENQRACAALNSCLPTVLKDGTFNNFLLDDNVTRRWLQQLLSNMSIAGMGGGSSHTGMGGGGSLGGMGGGGSLGGMGGGGSLGGIGGGGSLGGGMGGGGSLGGMGGGGSLGGGMGGGGSLGGMGGGGPHGGLDHLMGL; via the exons ATGGCAGATCTGCCGCCGTCCCTCTCCACCGGCCCCTCCTCCCCGCCTCCGCCCCCACCCCCGTACGGGCCGTCGACCGCGACGCCGACTGCTAGGGGGAAGGACTGGAATAAGGTTCCCGCGGAGCAGCTCGTGATCGACTTCTGTGACCCGGAGTTGCGTGAGGACGCCCTCCGCCAACTCTACAAG AAACGAGAGATTTTTCAAGACCTTGCTCCACTGCTGTGGCACTCCTTTGGCACTGTTGCTGCACTGCTCCAG GAGATTGTGTCAATTTACCCTTCACTTTCACCTCCTACTTTGTCGCCAGTTGCATCAAACCGTGTCTGCAATGCACTTGCACTTCTTCAG TGTGTTGCTTCACACCCTGAGACCAGGATCCCGTTCTTGAATG CTCACATCCCACTGTACCTGTACCCGTTCCTGAATACTACCAGCAAGACAAGACCTTTTGAGTACTTGAGGCTTACCAGCTTGGGTGTTATTGGTGCTCTTGTGAAG GTTGACGATTCTGAAGTTATTGGGTTTCTGCTTCAAACTGAAATAATCCCTCTGTGTCTGCATACTATGGAGATGGGCagtgaactttccaaaact GTGGCCACCTTTATTGTTCAAAAGATTCTGCTTGATGACATTGGGCTGCGTTACATCTGCGCTACCGCTGAGCGTTTCTTTGCTGTGGCCACTGTTTTAGCACAGATGGTCCAGGCGCTTGCTGAACAGCCGTCTGCAAGATTGCTGAAGCACATAATCCGCTGCTACCTCAGGCTGACAGAGAACCAGAG GGCTTGTGCTGCGCTCAACAGTTGCCTCCCCACCGTGCTGAAGGACGGGACATTCAACAACTTCCTTCTT GATGATAACGTCACAAGGCGGTGGCTCCAGCAGCTGCTGAGCAACATGTCGATCGCCGGCATGGGCGGGGGAAGTTCCCACACTGGTATGGGCGGAGGAGGCTCTCTCGGCGGCATGGGCGGGGGAGGCTCTCTTGGGGGCATGGGCGGCGGAGGCTCTCTTGGTGGCATAGGCGGCGGAGGCTCTCTTGGTGGTGGCATGGGAGGCGGGGGCTCTCTCGGCGGCATGGGTGGAGGAGGCTCTCTTGGTGGCGGCATGGGAGGCGGGGGCTCTCTCGGCGGCATGGGTGGAGGAGGCCCTCATGGGGGCCTCGACCACCTGATGGGGCtttga